A segment of the Cohnella algarum genome:
ATCGTGCAAATAAATCCAAGGAAACGCTTCTTCCTTCATCAGCTCCACCATGTGAGCGAACGAGTCGTCCGGCTTCGTGTTGACGCTGTTCGAATTGATGCCGACGAACCGGATGCCGTGCGGAGCGTACTTCTCTGCCGTGGCACGCGTCACTTCTTTCGACCCCATCACGAACGGACAGTGGTTGCAGGTGAAAAACACGACTAGCCCTTTCGCATCGGCGAAATCCTGAAGGGAGTACGTGCGTCCGTCGGTTGCCGGGAGCCGGAAGTCGACGGCGGAATCACCGATCGCAAGCGTAAAAGCCATGGATATTCTCCTCCTTGGAATAAATGCTAGATTCGATTCCAATTACAAGAATAACAGAGTCGGGAATACGTTTACAAATAAAGGGTCAGTCCGCCCAGGCGACCCG
Coding sequences within it:
- a CDS encoding thioredoxin family protein, with protein sequence MAFTLAIGDSAVDFRLPATDGRTYSLQDFADAKGLVVFFTCNHCPFVMGSKEVTRATAEKYAPHGIRFVGINSNSVNTKPDDSFAHMVELMKEEAFPWIYLHDESQAVAKAYGALRTPHFYVFDEDRKLIYTGRGVDQPRDTSKMTVNDLDNALAEFVQGKPVSVPLTNPIGCNVKWDGQDEHWMPVEACDLV